One window of Aspergillus oryzae RIB40 DNA, chromosome 3 genomic DNA carries:
- a CDS encoding uncharacterized protein (predicted protein) → MSASSAAAPPAPAATTAEAATPTAETPTTTPSETSTTSEPTTSSSTTSSSSSSSSTSTSSTSLSTPSTTTATQPPTTSTTSIPSTSSETSTISSDTNTTPVVTSIITKSATDGTTGPQTVVVTSTDTSLPTHSTGNSANSISATATGSSATTSATSGSASGGSGLSAGGTIAVAVVVPVASVAIIILAALYFWRKWKAKKAAEEERRKEVEEYGFNPNNDPTLPPIMGGGAFEPKDDTSGYRGWGTTSAGRKASTNLSSGAGVGLAMSEAGSAPGYHHVTTPSDGTIQYSEGPAAGETEPIGVLGAAPIATTNNRTTDIHRGPSNASSAYSAANRSEASDESHMSATHPTGPFYDDNPYYNEMQPQYGAYGDGPYGGSPPVIRDVQARRNTRIENPAVFPRQGNAGIAQNF, encoded by the exons ATGTCCGCATCATCAGCAG CGGCGCCGCCGGCGCCAGCGGCAACCACTGCCGAAGCCGCTACACCGACAGCAGAAACGCCAACTACAACACCATCGGAAACGTCCACCACATCCGAGCCAACAACGTCCTCTTCCacaacatcttcttcgtcctcttcgtcctcgaCCTCCACATCATCGACCTCGTTGTCAACGCCTTCTACAACTACCGCGACGCAGCCACCGACGACTAGCACTACCAGTATCCCTTCTACGAGCTCAGAAACCTCGACCATAAGCAGCGACACCAATACTACCCCAGTTGTTACATCAATTATCACGAAATCTGCGACTGATGGTACCACAGGGCCACAGACTGTTGTTGTTACCTCCACCGATACCTCTCTACCCACTCATTCCACAGGAAATTCAGCCAATAGCATATCCGCTACCGCAACTGGATCATCGGCGACAACATCGGCTACAAGCGGAAGCGCAAGTGGTGGATCTGGGCTTTCAGCTGGTGGAACAATAGCAGTTGCAGTGGTTGTACCGGTCGCTTCCGTAGCAATCATTATTTTAGCTGCTTTATATTtctggaggaaatggaaagcaaagaaagcagcagaagaggaaCGAAGGAAGGAAGTGGAGGAGTACGGTTTCAATCCGAATAATGACCCAACTCTTCCACCTATAATGGGAGGTGGTGCTTTCGAGCCCAAGGATGATACTTCAGGTTATCGGGGATGGGGGACCACGTCGGCTGGTCGCAAAGCATCCACTAATCTGTCAAGTGGTGCTGGGGTTGGACTGGCCATGTCCGAGGCAGGAAGTGCCCCTGGCTATCATCATGTCACTACCCCCAGCGATGGTACTATTCAATATTCCGAGGGCCCGGCAGCGGGGGAGACAGAACCGATCGGGGTTCTAGGAGCTGCTCCGATTGCTACAACAAACAACAGAACCACAGATATTCATCGTGGTCCGTCTAACGCTTCGTCCGCATATTCTGCCGCCAACCGCTCGGAGGCCTCAGATGAAAGTCACATGTCTGCTACCCATCCTACCGGTCCTTTCTATGATGATAACCCATACTACAATGAGATGCAACCGCAGTATGGGGCGTATGGTGATGGCCCCTATGGTGGAAGTCCACCTGTGATTCGAGACGTTCAGGCGCGGCGCAATACTCGCATCGAGAATCCTGCTGTCTTCCCAAGACAAGGAAATGCTGGAATCGCCCAAAACTTCTGA
- a CDS encoding uncharacterized protein (predicted protein), producing the protein MAISDWPGTSSPELPTRPPPTSNLTYNLRVILSTSWLQGEHPSRQGRPGVVFVLLLVLCFGQVLWLAIVYKTVYAHLLQQKIKALQRLLLACLLPFRPTSGYVPFSLAHPLPYYILLKQSREAIAATFLLFPPSLPLSPLCYLAL; encoded by the exons ATGGCCATCAGTGATTGGCCCGGGACCAGCTCTCCAGAGCTCCCCACTCGCCCTCCTCCGACCTCTAACCTGAC CTATAACCTGAGAGTTATACTAAGTACCAGCTGGCTACAAGGCGAGCATCCCTCC AGACAAGGGCGCCCTGGAGTGGTATTCGTGCTGCTTCTTGTCCTATGTTTTGGCCAGGTCTTGTGGCTAGCTATTGTGTACAAGACAGTATATGCCCATTTACTACAACAAAAAATTAAAGCACTACAACGACTGTTACTTGCTTGTCTACTCCCCTTTCGCCCCACTTCGGGTTACGTCCCTTTTTCACTTGCCCACCCCCTCCCCTACTACATTCTGTTGAAGCAATCGAGAGAGGCAATTGCTGCtactttccttcttttccctccctcccttcccctttcGCCTCTCTGTTACCTTGCCCTATAA
- the phoC gene encoding putative cyclin dependent kinase inhibitor Pho81 (ankyrin repeat), producing MSDVYGRLPLHYACIHGRVEMVKDLLAAGPHTVDAMDHDNFTPLIHSIVKGQLACAEQLLHNNARIDPASESDHIPLNLACQHGSLPIVEMLLERRAQLLPDAEGLYPQHMVARASQSPQLLMMLKQHGADLNQKDKLYQWTPLFHAASEGCVDCLRALLELGVDADVVDEKGLAAMYYAAWEGHLECMLLLWSHRYGQ from the exons at GTCCGATGTTTACGGCAGACTTCCTCTACATTATGCGTGTATACACGGTCGGGTAGAAATGGTGAAAGATCTATTAGCTGCAGGTCCTCACACTGTTGACGCGATGGACCATGACAATTTCACCCCGCTGATTCACAGCATTGTCAAGGGTCAGCTGGCGTGTGCTGAGCAACTTCTTCACAACAATGCTCGCATTGATCCAGCTTCTGAATCAGACCACATTCCACTGAACCTGGCATGCCAGCATGGATCGCTTCCAATTGTGGAGATGCTTCTCGAACGACGTGCACAATTACTCCCAGATGCAGAAGGCCTCTATCCTCAACATATGGTCGCAAGAGCTTCTCAGTCTCCGCAattgctgatgatgctgaaaCAACATGGGGCTGATCTGAACCAGAAAGACAAACTGTACCAATGGACGCCGCTGTTTCATGCTGCTAGTGAAGGGTGCGTTGACTGTCTGCGCGCTCTTCTTGAATTGGGTGTTGACGCCGATGTTGTAGACGAGAAGGGCCTCGCTGCAATGTATTATGCAGCGTGGGAAGGTCACTTAGAGTGCatgcttcttctttggtcgCATC GCTACGGTCAATAG
- a CDS encoding uncharacterized protein (predicted protein), which yields MSLRHLTISRWLSQASSLESHVLPSRITRTNVHFVQSPASYNTFRRAFTLSADKNSFLSSQIRPRSCNIRSFSRAQEASVFRRLFSSSRSKSSPQSEQSSSLSQRLKALSREYGWSALGVYLLLSAMDFPFCFAAVRFLGAEKVGHYEHVVIEAFKGAVGTVLPSVQEEQFKDETNSTTDSSKDNVDGSTVEKKLDEGASLWTQVALAYAIHKSLIFIRVPLTAAITPKVVKVLRQWGWDIVKGKPKAATKAPY from the exons ATGTCTTTGAGGCATCTCACTATATCACGCTGGCTTTCCCAAGCTTCCAGTCTTGAGTCGCATGTACTCCCGTCAAGAATCACCAGGACAAATGTCCACTTCGTCCAGTCACCAGCTTCCTATAATACATTCCGCCGCGCCTTTACCCTTTCAGCCGATAAAAACAGCTTTCTTTCTAGTCAAATAAGACCCCGGTCTTGCAATATACGGAGCTTCTCTCGTGCCCAAGAGGCTTCGGTCTTCCGTCGACTCTTTAGTTCATCCAGGTCAAAGAGTTCGCCGCAGTCGGAGCAATCCAGTTCGCTCTCGCAGCGGTTAAAGGCGCTTTCACGGGAGTACGGCTGGTCGGCCTTGGGAGTGTATTTACTCTTATCCGCAATGGACTTCCCGTTCTGTTTTGCCGCCGTTCGCTTCCTTGGGGCGGAGAAAGTCGGCCATTATGAGCATGTAGTCATTGAGGCGTTTAAGGGTGCAGTCGGTACTGTGCTTCCCAGTGTGCAAGAGGAGCAATTCAAGGACGAGACAAATTCTACGACCGATTCTTCAAAGGATAATGTGGACGGGAGTACAGTGGAGAAAAAGCTAGATGAAGGGGCGA GCCTATGGACACAGGTTGCTCTCGCCTATGCAATCCACAAGAGTCTTATATTCATCCGTGTGCCTCTGACTGCTGCTATAACTCCCAAAGTTGTTAAGGTCTTACGGCAATGGGGCTGGGATATTGTCAAAGGCAAACCGAAGG CAGCCACAAAAGCTCCGTATTAG
- a CDS encoding mitochondrial 54S ribosomal protein uL3m (mitochondrial/chloroplast ribosomal protein L3), whose translation MAPRLPGWLLQSPLFLRASHSIIRSNVTTRPFGIRSLNPPNTSRFNVGSDLPVLKSTPTAALERKANTLPPRTGAIAIKKGMTALYDTETGKRIACTVLQLDRVEVISHKTRQQHGYFAVQVGSGWKHPNNLTKSLLGHFSVNGISPKRHIFEFRVRDENGLLPVGQAINADWFQEGQYVDARSNTKGKGFAGVMKRHGFGGQDRSHGVSLTHRSLGSAGPSQGGGSRVYPGKKMAGNMGNEQNTVQNLKILKVDSQNGIVVVNGAVSGPKGCIVRIQDAIKKPWPEIVFPSEPVP comes from the exons ATGGCACCTCGTCTACCAGGTTGGCTATTACAGTCCCCTCTATTTCTTCGGGCTTCCCATTCAATAATTCGCAGCAATGTCACGACCCGGCCGTTCGGCATCAGGTCGTTGAACCCTCCCAACACCTCCCGGTTCAATGTCGGGTCCGATCTCCCAGTGCTCAAGTCGACACCAACAGCAGCCTTAGAACGCAAAGCAAACACGCTGCCCCCCAGAACTGGAGCCATTGCTATCAAGAAAGGGATGACCGCTCTCTACGATACAGAGACAGGGAAGCGAATCGCATGCACCGTCCTTCAGCTGGACCGAGTGGAAGTCATCTCGCATAAGACACGGCAGCAGCATGGTTACTTTGCTGTCCAAGTTGGTTCTGGCTGGAAACACCCTAATAATCTCACCAAATCACTCCTCGGGCACTTCTCTGTTAACGGTATCTCTCCGAAACGGCACATCTTCGAGTTCCGAGTGCGGGACGAAAATGGCCTCCTGCCCGTTGGTCAGGCAATCAATGCAGACTGGTTCCAGGAAGGCCAATATGTCGATGCTCGATCAAACacaaagggaaagggatttGCTGGTGTTATGAAAAGACACGGGTTTGGTGGTCAGGACCGAAGCCATGGCGTCAGTTTAACACATCGCTCTCTTGGTTCTGCGGGTCCCAGTCAAGGTGGTGGATCCAGAGTGTATCctgggaagaagatggcaggAAATATGGGTAATGAGCAGAATACGGTACAAAACCTGAAGATTCTCAAAGTTGACTCGCAAAATgggattgttgttgtcaACG GCGCTGTCAGTGGGCCGAAAGGCTGCATCGTCAGGatccaagatgccatcaAGAAACCATGGCCTGAAATCGTATTTCCATCTGAACCAGTTCCATAA
- a CDS encoding cytochrome c oxidase assembly factor 1 family protein (predicted protein) — protein sequence MALNIAQRRISVVRIPFSPGRTFLRRNLIPAPHANSGPLLERRADRELPSVNKDRRWMRTLPIFAIAVGAAMLGIFNYQKSSSSVVSSTLYALRTSPRAREILGDEIYFAQKIPWISGEMNQLHGRIDISFRVKGTKSQGTMRFRSIRPDRMSYFRTEEWSLETEDGTVVQLLDNATDPFRQHD from the exons ATGGCTCTGAATATTGCACAGCGGCGCATTAGCGTTGTGCGAATCCCATTTTCTCCTGGCCGAacttttcttcgtcgcaaTCTCATTCCCGCCCCGCACGCCAACTCAGGCCCTTTGCTGGAACGACGGGCAGACCGCGAACTGCCTTCTGTAAACAAGGACCGACGGTGGATGCGGACCTTACCCATatttgccattgctgtcGGAGCTGCGATGCTAGGGATATTCAACTACCAgaagtcttcttcaagcgtggtcAGCAGTACCCTTTATGCTCTTCGCACCTCCCCTCGTGCTCGCGAAATCTTGGGTGATGAGATTTACTTTGCTCAAAAGATACCCTGGATTAGTGGGGAAATGAATCAGCTACATGGACGTATCGACATATCCTTCAGGGTCAAAGGAACAAAGTCGCAGGGTACAATGAGGTTCCGCAGCATCAGGCCAGACCGAATGAGCTAT TTTCGTACGGAGGAATGGAGTCTGGAGACGGAGGATGGCACGGTCGTTCAGCTCCTTGACAACGCTACTGACCCGTTTCGTCAACATGACTAA
- a CDS encoding uncharacterized protein (predicted protein) has translation MAAARLRKAFRYTDNLGDGEHEREELDEEGYLRCHPTIISLNIHSVSVSAGLGFTGAFPFILGHSFIDIHGIHHEALPLGSEGQRIYAKFRYSNPHSKVPSPYKYRNMWPVTSSVALLFGGTT, from the exons ATGGCAGCTGCACGGCTGCGCAAGGCGTTTCGTTATACTGACAATTTGGGTGATGGCGAGCATGAACGTGAAGAGCTAGACGAGGAGG GTTACCTTCGCTGCCATCCCACTATTATCAGTCTCAATATTCATTCCGTCAGTGTTTCAGCAGGACTCGGGTTTACAGGAGCgtttcctttcattcttggGCATTCTTTCATTGATATCCACGGCATACATCATGAAGCACTTCCGCTCGGATCCGAAGGGCAAAGGATCTATGCGAAGTTCAGGTATTCTAACCCACATTCGAAAGTTCCTTCTCCCTATAAATACCGCAATATGTGGCCTGTTACTAGTAGTGTGGCTCTTCTCTTTGGTGGAACCACCTAG
- a CDS encoding putative JmjC domain protein (predicted protein): MHILTNQWTPHNYKEPNRQRIYLKDIDCPQQWHDHLKQLIPPPLFYLNKSPEMFEGPGAKTSSSNDELLARSASGRSIAKAGDLMSCLPPFMRAENLMCYIGHEGTYTPAHQEMCASLGQNIMVEASDGSVEYGQATKPGSSIWFMTESKDRHVVAEYWMSTLGHDIDIEDHFAQINAWKAAPFKTYVVEQRPGDFLLVPPLAAHQVWNRGTRTMKVAWNRTIAKTLELALFEALPHARMVCRDEQYKNKAIVFYSLDHYSDLLCEVGDSGAWGLRVQLLLEDFELLYELYTEILLSESFSHDPPKEKDFEYVPFDSNITCSYCRGNIFNRFLTCPWCIGEGDDTYDICMECYTMGRSCACISKLKWVEQFRWNELTGKHEKWRQQLLRFAEAKSDKYLCLPAKRAQLGKKTLAEICHEQMKRRPWVDVTNPVCQRIEEKNSGSENATPTRKRRKTHKSDACTKGGRCHICKCAEPMWKLASCSYCNLSYCYGSLFRAFNIQPQDTMEMYHWMCPRCQKICSCAACRRDPTMNPYEPRYTLLGHDTRKVADPRSVESLVDFRQSNLRWLKKAGDDEVGRLKKHQKEADEKRNKALVDSRIELEFPQVVDEYSESVQLTSPAAGYFKDYRDIPVDPALEKLDGSFLTPPESISQ; this comes from the coding sequence ATGCATATCCTTACGAATCAATGGACTCCTCATAACTACAAAGAACCAAATCGTCAAAGGATTTATCTTAAAGATATCGACTGCCCCCAACAATGGCATGACCACCTCAAACAGCTTATCCCTCCTCCGTTGTTCTATTTAAACAAGTCACCAGAGATGTTTGAAGGCCCCGGAGCGAAgacatcatcgtcaaatGACGAACTATTAGCACGATCAGCTTCAGGGAGGTCTATTGCTAAAGCCGGGGACCTCATGAGTTGTCTTCCGCCCTTCATGCGTGCTGAAAACTTGATGTGCTATATTGGTCACGAAGGGACCTACACGCCAGCCCACCAGGAGATGTGCGCCAGCCTTGGACAAAACATCATGGTTGAAGCCTCAGATGGTTCTGTTGAATACGGGCAAGCAACCAAGCCAGGGTCTTCCATTTGGTTCATGACTGAAAGCAAAGATCGTCACGTCGTAGCTGAGTACTGGATGTCTACGCTGGGGCATGATATTGATATCGAGGATCACTTCGCCCAGATTAATGCATGGAAAGCGGCCCCGTTCAAGACTTATGTTGTCGAACAAAGACCGGGGGATTTTCTCTTGGTTCCTCCACTAGCCGCACATCAGGTGTGGAACCGGGGAACGAGAACGATGAAAGTAGCATGGAATCGAACTATTGCAAAAACATTAGAATTGGCCTTGTTTGAAGCTCTCCCACATGCTAGAATGGTATGTCGCGACGAGCAGTACAAAAACAAGGCCATTGTCTTTTACTCACTCGACCACTATTCTGATCTTCTTTGTGAAGTGGGCGACAGCGGCGCTTGGGGCCTTCGGGTGCAGTTGCTGCTAGAGGATTTCGAGCTTTTATATGAACTTTATACCGAGATCCTGCTTTCCGAGAGCTTTTCGCATGATCCaccgaaagagaaggattTTGAATACGTTCCTTTCGATAGCAATATTACTTGCTCCTATTGTCGAGGCAACATTTTCAATAGATTTTTGACTTGCCCCTGGTGCATTGGTGAGGGAGATGACACCTACGACATTTGCATGGAGTGTTATACTATGGGCAGAAGCTGTGCTTGTATATCAAAGTTAAAGTGGGTTGAGCAGTTCCGTTGGAATGAACTGACTGGGAAGCATGAGAAGTGGAGGCAGCAATTACTAAGGTTCGCCGAAGCTAAGAGTGATAAATACCTATGTCTCCCCGCGAAGAGGGCCCAACTGGGCAAGAAAACTCTAGCCGAGATATGCCATGAGCAGATGAAACGTCGCCCCTGGGTCGATGTCACAAATCCGGTCTGTCAGCGaatagaggaaaagaacagTGGTTCGGAGAATGCTACCCCTACTCGGAAGCGAAGGAAAACTCACAAAAGCGATGCATGCACAAAAGGTGGCCGATGCCATATTTGCAAATGTGCTGAACCTATGTGGAAGCTCGCCTCATGCTCATACTGCAACTTGAGTTACTGCTATGGTAGTCTCTTCAGAGCCTTTAATATCCAACCACAGGATACCATGGAGATGTATCACTGGATGTGTCCTAGATGTCAAAAGATTTGCAGTTGCGCTGCATGCCGTCGAGATCCGACCATGAATCCTTACGAACCAAGGTACACTTTATTGGGCCACGACACTAGGAAGGTAGCAGATCCGCGCAGCGTGGAAAGTTTGGTGGATTTCCGTCAGTCCAACCTTCGATGGCtgaagaaggctggtgaCGATGAAGTAGGTCGACTGAAAAAACACCAGAAAGAGGCAGATGAGAAGCGCAACAAAGCCTTGGTTGATAGCCGTATTGAGCTAGAGTTCCCCCAGGTAGTGGATGAATATTCAGAGAGTGTTCAATTGACCTCCCCTGCAGCTGGGTACTTTAAGGACTATAGAGACATACCCGTGGATCCTGCACTGGAGAAATTAGATGGATCTTTCCTCACTCCGCCGGAATCCATCAGTCAGTGA
- a CDS encoding putative para-hydroxybenzoate-polyprenyltransferase Coq2 (para-hydroxybenzoate-polyprenyl transferase): MAHLRYSLSPRFISGCYTRQRSTLFVTPRPTTRAGLALRRFNLHLPYSSPSTTKSPHTAEPTSVTRYSPPKTGLVASLPQSWIPYAELIRLDKPTGTYYLFFPCAFSTLLAAPMTSSTPFQVLGTMGLFLAGALVMRGAGCTINDLWDRNLDPHVERTKFRPIARRAVSPRKAVVFTGMQLLAGLGILLQFPTLCLWYGIPSLLLVTTYPLAKRITYYPQAVLGLTFSWGAMMGFPALGIDLLSNHSALESAAALYSSCVAWTILYDMIYAHMDIKDDVAAGIKSIALRHEHNTKTVLSGLAVVQVALLAAAGVSAGAGPVFFIGSCGSAVLSLGIMIWKVQLKNVQNCWWWFKNGCLLTGGGITLGMFFDYIARATGLDGKNTRSPQVITDVTSESNGELN, encoded by the coding sequence ATGGCGCACCTTCGATATAGTCTCTCCCCTCGCTTTATTTCGGGATGTTATACTAGGCAGAGATCTACCCTTTTTGTTACACCCAGGCCCACAACACGCGCAGGATTGGCATTAAGAAGGTTCAATTTGCACCTACCATACTCATCCCCATCAACTACGAAGTCACCCCACACAGCAGAACCGACCTCAGTAACTCGTTACTCTCCACCAAAGACAGGACTTGTTGcctctcttcctcagtcTTGGATACCGTATGCCGAACTGATACGCCTTGACAAACCTACTGGCACatactatcttttcttcccatgCGCATTCTCGACACTTCTCGCGGCACCTATGACATCGTCAACCCCTTTCCAAGTCCTTGGGACGATGGGACTGTTTTTAGCGGGAGCTTTGGTCATGCGAGGCGCCGGTTGTACAATCAATGATTTGTGGGATAGAAATCTGGATCCACATGTCGAACGCACCAAGTTCCGGCCAATCGCTAGAAGGGCAGTATCCCCGCGCAAAGCTGTAGTGTTCACTGGGATGCAGTTGCTGGCGGGATtgggcattcttctccaattcccAACGCTGTGTCTTTGGTACGGGATACCTAGTCTGCTTCTTGTGACGACTTACCCTCTCGCAAAGCGCATCACGTACTACCCGCAAGCCGTTCTGGGCCTAACATTTTCATGGGGTGCGATGATGGGGTTTCCTGCGTTAGGCATAGATCTTCTCAGCAACCATTCTGCCTTGGAGTCAGCAGCAGCACTCTATTCTAGCTGTGTTGCTTGGACAATCCTGTACGATATGATCTACGCCCATATGGACATAAAGGATGATGTAGCGGCAGGTATCAAGTCCATCGCTCTTCGTCATGAACACAATACAAAAACCGTTCTTTCTGGTCTAGCAGTTGTCCAAGTAGCGTTGCTTGCTGCAGCGGGCGTGTCGGCTGGCGCTGGCCCCGTCTTCTTTATTGGCAGCTGTGGCAGCGCGGTTCTTTCTCTTGGAATCATGATATGGAAAGTTCAGCTGAAAAATGTCCAGAactgctggtggtggttcAAGAATGGTTGTTTGCTCACTGGAGGTGGCATTACCTTGGGGATGTTCTTTGACTATATAGCGCGTGCGACTGGTTTGGACGGGAAGAATACAAGATCACCACAAGTGATCACAGACGTAACTTCCGAATCCAATGGAGAACTCAACTGA
- a CDS encoding monothiol glutaredoxin GRX5 (glutaredoxin-related protein), translating to MFSRVAFSSAFRPLSRPQSLPLRPYGFQLPSALYARLLSSETKSAIDKAIASAPVVLFMKGTPETPQCGFSRASIQILGLQGVDPKKFVAFNVLEDAELRQGIKEYSDWPTIPQLYLDKEFVGGCDILMSMHQNGELAKLLEDKNVLVAAD from the exons ATGTTCTCAAGAGTGGCTTTCTCGTCG GCATTCCGACCGCTTTCGCGGCCACAGTCGCTGCCGCTACGACCCTATGGTTTTCAGTTACCATCTGCCCTTTACGCTCGACTACTCTCATCTGAGACGAAATCGGCCATTGATAAAGCCATTGCATCTGCCCCGGTTGTCCTTTTCATGAAGGGTACCCCCGAGACTCCTCAGTGTGGCTTCTCGCGAGCAAGTATCCAGATCTTGGGCTTGCAAGGGGTGGATCCCAAGAAGTTTGTCGCATTCAACGTGCTGGAGGATGCTGAATTGCGTCAGG GTATCAAAGAATACTCCGACTGGCCAACCATCCCACAGTTATACTTGGATAAGGAGTTTGTTGGTGGCTGTGATATTCTAATGTCTATGCATCAGAATGGGGAACTTGCAAAATTGCTTGAAGACAAGAATGTTCTGGTGGCGGCTGACTAA